A section of the Pseudomonas prosekii genome encodes:
- the atuD gene encoding citronellyl-CoA dehydrogenase — translation MIFTQEHQALRRTVRQFVDHEINPHVEEWEKAGRFPIHEIFRKAGDLGLLGISKPEKFGGMGLDYSYSIVAAEEFGTIHCGGIPMSIGVQTDMCTPALARFGSDELREEFLRPAISGEQVGCIGVSEVGAGSDVAGLKTTARKDGDDYVINGSKMWITNSPSADFICLLANTSEDKPHVNKSLIMLPMNTPGISLSGHLDKLGMRSSETAQVFFDDVRVPQRNRIGHEGAGFMMQMLQFQEERLFGAANMIKGLEYCIDSTIEYCKERKTFGNALIDNQVIHFRLAELQTEIECLRALVYQATEQYIKGQDVTRLASMAKLKAGRLGREVSDSCLQYWGGMGFMWDNPVARAYRDVRLVSIGGGADEIMLGIICKLMGILPGKNK, via the coding sequence ATGATCTTCACTCAGGAACACCAGGCCCTGCGCCGCACCGTCCGCCAATTCGTCGACCACGAGATCAATCCGCACGTCGAGGAATGGGAAAAGGCCGGACGTTTTCCGATCCACGAGATTTTCCGCAAGGCTGGCGATTTAGGTTTGCTGGGTATCTCCAAACCGGAAAAATTCGGCGGCATGGGCCTCGACTACAGCTATTCAATCGTCGCCGCCGAAGAGTTCGGCACTATTCATTGCGGCGGGATTCCGATGTCGATCGGCGTGCAGACCGACATGTGCACCCCGGCACTGGCACGGTTTGGCTCGGACGAGTTACGCGAAGAGTTTCTGCGCCCGGCGATCAGCGGCGAGCAAGTGGGTTGCATCGGCGTTTCCGAAGTCGGCGCCGGTTCCGACGTCGCCGGGCTGAAAACCACCGCTCGCAAGGACGGCGACGATTACGTGATCAACGGCAGCAAAATGTGGATCACCAACTCGCCAAGCGCCGATTTCATCTGCCTGCTGGCGAACACCTCCGAGGACAAACCGCACGTCAACAAATCGCTGATCATGCTGCCGATGAACACCCCGGGCATCAGCCTCAGCGGCCATCTGGACAAGCTCGGCATGCGCAGTTCGGAAACCGCGCAGGTGTTTTTCGATGACGTGCGCGTACCGCAACGCAACCGCATCGGCCACGAAGGCGCGGGGTTCATGATGCAAATGCTGCAGTTCCAGGAAGAACGCCTGTTCGGCGCGGCGAACATGATCAAAGGCCTCGAATATTGCATCGACAGCACCATCGAATACTGCAAGGAACGCAAAACCTTCGGCAACGCGCTGATCGACAATCAGGTGATTCACTTCCGCCTCGCCGAACTGCAAACCGAAATCGAATGCCTGCGCGCGTTGGTCTATCAAGCCACCGAGCAATACATCAAAGGACAGGACGTCACGCGGCTGGCGTCGATGGCCAAACTCAAGGCCGGCCGACTCGGCCGCGAAGTCAGCGACAGTTGCCTGCAATATTGGGGCGGCATGGGTTTCATGTGGGACAACCCGGTGGCCCGCGCCTACCGCGATGTGCGGCTGGTCTCGATTGGCGGCGGCGCCGACGAAATCATGCTCGGGATCATCTGCAAACTCATGGGCATCCTGCCGGGGAAAAACAAATGA
- the atuC gene encoding geranyl-CoA carboxylase subunit beta — protein sequence MPVIQSQVDPFSAQFEQNRAAMLVGIEQVRQLEQNLLNKAAEAKDKFDKRGQLLPRERLNLLLDPGAPFLELASLAGYKLHDDKDGSSAGGGLIAGIGYVSGVRVLVVANNSAIKGGTISPSGLKKSLRLQQIAMENKLPVITLAESGGANLNYAAEIFVEGARSFANQARMSAMGLPQITVVHGSATAGGAYQPGLSDYVVVVRGKAKLFLAGPPLLKAATGEVATDEELGGAEMHAQTAGTAEYLAENDADGVRQVREIVGMLPWNEQLQWLPERHWQAPLYPIDELLGLIPDDPKKPYDVREIIARIADASNFLEFKGEFDQQTVCGHLHIEGRACGFIGNNGPITPKGASKAAQFIQLCDQSQTPLLFFHNTTGFMVGTESEQQGVIKHGAKMIQAVANARVPKLTIVVGGSYGAGNYAMCGRGLDPRFIFAWPNSRTAVMGGAQAGKVLRIVTEAKQLKDGLVPDPKMLDMLEHVTAQKLDSQSTALYGSANLWDDGLIDPRDTRTLLGYLLDICHEAEVRPLQTNSFGVARF from the coding sequence ATGCCGGTAATCCAGTCCCAGGTCGACCCGTTCAGCGCACAGTTCGAGCAAAACCGCGCGGCGATGCTGGTGGGCATCGAGCAGGTTCGTCAGCTCGAACAGAACTTGCTGAACAAGGCTGCCGAGGCTAAAGACAAATTCGACAAACGCGGGCAATTGCTGCCGCGTGAGCGCCTGAATCTGTTGCTCGATCCCGGCGCGCCGTTTCTCGAACTGGCGAGTCTGGCCGGCTATAAATTGCATGACGACAAGGACGGCAGCTCGGCCGGTGGCGGCTTGATCGCCGGGATCGGCTACGTATCCGGCGTGCGCGTGCTGGTGGTGGCAAACAACAGCGCGATCAAGGGCGGGACCATTTCCCCCAGCGGTCTGAAAAAATCCCTGCGCCTGCAACAGATCGCCATGGAAAACAAACTGCCGGTCATCACCCTCGCCGAAAGCGGCGGCGCCAACCTCAATTACGCCGCCGAGATTTTCGTCGAAGGCGCGCGCAGTTTCGCCAATCAGGCGCGGATGTCGGCCATGGGGCTGCCGCAGATTACCGTGGTGCACGGCTCGGCCACGGCGGGCGGCGCCTATCAGCCGGGTTTGTCGGATTACGTGGTGGTGGTGCGCGGCAAAGCCAAGCTGTTTCTGGCCGGCCCGCCGCTGCTGAAAGCCGCTACCGGCGAGGTCGCCACCGATGAAGAATTGGGCGGCGCCGAGATGCATGCGCAAACCGCCGGCACCGCCGAATACCTCGCCGAAAACGATGCCGATGGTGTGCGTCAAGTGCGCGAAATAGTCGGCATGTTGCCGTGGAATGAGCAACTGCAATGGTTACCCGAACGGCACTGGCAGGCACCGCTCTATCCCATCGACGAGTTGCTCGGGCTGATCCCGGATGACCCGAAAAAGCCCTACGACGTGCGCGAAATCATTGCGCGGATTGCCGACGCGTCGAACTTCCTCGAATTCAAAGGCGAGTTCGATCAGCAAACCGTCTGCGGCCATTTGCACATAGAAGGTCGCGCCTGCGGTTTTATCGGCAATAACGGCCCGATCACGCCCAAGGGTGCAAGCAAGGCTGCGCAATTTATCCAGCTGTGCGACCAGAGTCAGACGCCGCTGCTGTTTTTCCATAACACCACCGGTTTCATGGTCGGCACCGAGTCGGAACAGCAAGGTGTGATCAAACACGGCGCGAAGATGATTCAAGCGGTGGCCAATGCTCGCGTGCCCAAATTGACCATCGTCGTCGGCGGCTCGTATGGCGCCGGCAACTATGCCATGTGCGGTCGCGGCCTCGACCCGCGCTTCATTTTTGCCTGGCCCAACAGCCGCACGGCGGTCATGGGCGGCGCGCAGGCCGGCAAGGTGTTGCGAATCGTCACCGAAGCCAAGCAGCTCAAGGACGGCCTGGTGCCGGACCCGAAAATGCTCGACATGCTCGAACACGTCACCGCGCAAAAACTCGACAGCCAGTCCACCGCGCTCTACGGCAGCGCCAATTTGTGGGACGACGGTTTGATCGATCCGCGCGACACCCGGACGTTGCTCGGTTACTTGCTGGATATCTGTCACGAAGCCGAAGTGCGACCGCTGCAAACCAACAGTTTCGGCGTCGCCCGGTTCTAG
- a CDS encoding SDR family oxidoreductase → MAYDSIFKADLFAGQTIIVTGGGSGIGRCTAHELAALGAHVLLVGRKPEKLQKVAAEISEDGGKADWKACDIREEEAVKRLVSELIGEHGPIHGLVNNAGGQYPSPLAAINQKGFETVMRTNLVGGFLMAREVFNQSMSKHGGCIVNMLADMWGGMPGMGHSGASRSGMDNLTKTAAVEWGYAGVRVNAVAPGWIASSGMDTYEGAFKAVIPTLREHVPLKRIGTESEVSAAIVFLLSPAAAFVSGSTLRIDGAASLGGRAWPIHKAQNSESYNGFHRAYLPDVLQPEVLQPDMLKDKE, encoded by the coding sequence ATGGCTTACGACTCGATTTTCAAAGCCGATCTGTTCGCTGGCCAAACCATTATTGTCACCGGCGGCGGCAGCGGTATCGGCCGTTGCACCGCCCACGAACTCGCGGCCCTCGGCGCCCATGTGCTGCTGGTCGGGCGCAAGCCTGAAAAACTGCAAAAAGTCGCCGCCGAAATCAGCGAGGACGGCGGCAAGGCTGACTGGAAGGCCTGCGACATTCGCGAGGAAGAAGCGGTCAAGCGACTGGTCAGCGAGTTGATTGGCGAACACGGACCGATCCATGGCCTGGTCAACAATGCCGGCGGCCAATACCCCTCGCCGCTCGCCGCGATCAATCAGAAAGGTTTCGAAACCGTGATGCGCACCAATCTGGTCGGCGGTTTCCTGATGGCCCGCGAGGTGTTCAATCAATCGATGAGCAAACACGGCGGATGCATCGTCAACATGCTCGCCGATATGTGGGGCGGCATGCCCGGCATGGGCCATTCCGGCGCATCGCGTTCGGGCATGGACAACCTGACCAAAACCGCCGCGGTCGAATGGGGTTACGCCGGGGTGCGGGTGAATGCGGTGGCGCCGGGCTGGATCGCGTCCAGTGGCATGGACACTTATGAAGGCGCGTTCAAAGCGGTGATCCCGACCCTGCGCGAGCATGTGCCGCTCAAGCGCATCGGCACCGAATCGGAGGTCAGCGCGGCGATTGTGTTTTTGCTCAGCCCGGCGGCGGCGTTTGTCAGCGGCAGCACCTTGCGCATTGATGGCGCGGCGAGCCTGGGCGGTCGGGCGTGGCCGATTCACAAGGCGCAGAACAGCGAATCCTATAACGGCTTCCACCGCGCCTACTTACCTGACGTACTGCAGCCAGAAGTCTTGCAGCCAGACATGCTCAAGGACAAGGAGTAA